One stretch of Sylvia atricapilla isolate bSylAtr1 chromosome 4, bSylAtr1.pri, whole genome shotgun sequence DNA includes these proteins:
- the SPEF1 gene encoding sperm flagellar protein 1, translating to MAPGRRGGAVMAAEGPDLGPDTSLVSLYRWLDTVPLSRPRRNIARDFSDGVLAAEVVKFFFPSLVELHSFVPSCSTAQKVANWGHLNRKVLSKLNLRVPEEMIQELVRSRPGMAEQLLQLLREKITERQRERRGGARQPPVEPAALDEGGYLDTGHPKVRSDLGRSCSLEGAAGGVTVAPAQPGGGPGDMRQRLAEREQALQLARDTIQILQAKVGRLEQLLLLKNLRIDDLSRRLQQRQGDRP from the exons ATGGCACCGGGACGCCGTGGCGGGGCCGTGATGGCGGCTGAGGGTCCCGACCTGGGGCCGGACACGTCGCTGGTGTCCCTGTACCGCTGGCTGGACACGGTGCCACTGTCGCGACCGCGCAGGAACATCGCCCGCGACTTCAGCGACGGGG tgCTGGCGGCCGAGGTGGTGAAGttcttcttcccctccctggTGGAGCTGCACAGCTTTGTGCCCAGCTGCTCCACGGCGCAGAAAGTCGCCAACTGGGGCCACCTCAATCG GAAAGTGCTGAGTAAGCTGAATTTGCGGGTCCCGGAGGAGATGATCCAGGAGCTGGTGCGGAGCCGGCCGGGAATGGccgagcagctcctgcagctcctgcgGGAGAAAATCACCGAGAGGCAGcgggagaggagaggaggggccAGGCAG CCCCCAGTGGAGCCGGCAGCGCTGGACGAGGGCGGGTACCTGGACACGG GCCATCCCAAAGTCCGCAGCGATTTGGGAAGGAGTTGCAGCCTGGAGGGCGCTGCCGG GGGGGTGACAGTTGCGCCCGCCCAGCCcgggggtggccctggggacatgCGACAGCGGCTAGCCGAGCGCGAGCAGGCGCTGCAGCTGGCGCGGGACACGATCCAG ATCCTGCAGGCCAAGGTGGGGCGgttggagcagctcctgctcctcaaGAACCTCCGCATCGACGACCTGAGCCGGCGGCTGCAGCAGCGCCAGGGCGACCGCCCCTGA
- the HSPA12B gene encoding heat shock 70 kDa protein 12B: protein MAMLLEPGMQNLRMGANGERCPTPSPPGSPGTPHDSCSIAPLTPSQSPRSEARSQQAPSFSVVVAIDFGTTSSGYAFSFTSDPEAIHMMSRWKGGDPGVANQKTPTSLLLTPEGTFHSFGYTARDYYHDLDPEEAREWFYFEKFKMKIHSTSDLTMKTELEAVNGKKMAALEVFAHALRFFKQHAVQELKDQCPSLPESDAIRWVLTVPAIWKQPAKQFMREAAYKAGLVSPETPEQLLIALEPEAASIYCRKLRLHQLIELSCRPPANGAETTHPIDSSFRQAREQLRRSRHSRTFLVESGVGELWSEMQAGDRYIVADCGGGTVDLTVHQIEKPQGTLKELYKASGGPYGAVGVDLAFEKLLCHIFGDDFIATFKAKRPAAWVDLTIAFEARKRAAAPSRSSPLNISLPFSFIDFYRKHRGHNVETALRKSNVNLVKWSSQGMLRMSPEAMNELFQPTIGHIIQHIDTLLKKPEVQGVKFLFLVGGFAESAMLQRAVQAAFGHRCRVIVPQDVGLTILKGAVLFGLDPGVVRVRRSPLTYGVGVLNKFVEGKHPREKLLVKEGKNWCTDIFEKFVTVDQSVALGEVVQRSYCPARPGQRRTIINIYCCDTDDVVYITDPGVRKCGTISLELGDAGDAGDTGGVARGRREIRASMQFGDTEIKVTALDTRTARSVRATIDFLSN, encoded by the exons CGGAGCGAGGCACGCTCTCAGCAGGCGCCGTCCTTCTCCGTGGTGGTGGCCATCGACTTTGGCACCACCTCCAGCGGTTACGCCTTCAGCTTCACCAGCGACCCCGAGGCCATCCACATGATGAG caggtggaaA GGGGGGGACCCGGGCGTGGCCAACCAGAAGACCCCCACCAGCCTCCTGCTGACCCCGGAGGGGACATTCCACAGCTTCGGCTACACCGCCCGCGATTATTACCATGACCTGGACCCCGAGGAGGCCCGCGAGTGGTTCTACTTCGAGAAGTTTAAGATGAAGATCCACAGCACTAGC GATCTGACCatgaaaacagagctggaagCTGTCAACGGGAAGAAGATGGCGGCGCTGGAGGTGTTCGCCCACGCACTACGCTTCTTCAAGCAGCACGCAGTGCAG gagctgaaggaccagtgcccatccctgcccgaGAGCGACGCCATCCGCTGGGTCCTCACTGTGCCAGCCATCTGGAAGCAGCCAGCCAAGCAGTTCATGAGGGAAGCGGCCTACAAG GCCGGGCTGGTGTCCCCGGAGACACCGGAGCAGCTGCTGATCGCGCTGGAGCCTGAGGCCGCCTCCATTTACTGCCGCAAGCTGCGGCTGCACCAGCTGATTGAGCTGAGCTGCCGCCCCCCGGCCAACGGGGCCGAGACCACCCACCCCATCGACTCCAGCTTCCGGCAGG CCCGGGAGCAGCTCCGGCGGTCCCGGCACAGCCGCACCTTCTTGGTGGAGTCGGGAGTGGGCGAGCTCTGGTCGGAGATGCAGGCAG GTGACAGGTACATCGTGGCCGATTGTGGCGGAGGGACAGTGGATCTGACCGTGCACCAGATCGAGAAGCCGCAGGGGACGCTGAAGGAACTCTACAAGGCCTCTG GAGGTCCCTACGGGGCCGTGGGTGTGGACCTGGCCTTTGAGAAGCTCCTGTGCCACATCTTTGGGGACGATTTCATCGCCACCTTCAAGGCCAAACGTCCAGCGGCCTGGGTGGACCTGACCATTGCCTTCGAGGCAAGGAAACGCGCGGCTGCCCCGAGCCGCTCCAGCCCCCTCAACAtctccctgcccttctccttcATTGACTTCTACCGCAAACACCGCGGCCATAACGTCGAGACCGCGCTCCGCAAGAGCAA TGTCAACCTGGTGAAGTGGTCGTCCCAAGGGATGCTGCGGATGTCCCCTGAGGCCATGAATGAGCTGTTCCAGCCAACCATCGGCCACATCATCCAGCACATCG ATACCCTCCTGAAGAAACCCGAGGTGCAAGGCGTCAAATTCCTGTTCCTGGTGGGCGGCTTTGCCGAGTCGGCCATGCTGCAGCGGGCGGTGCAGGCCGCCTTCGGCCACCGCTGCCGGGTCATCGTCCCTCAGGACGTGGGGCTGACCATCCTCAAAGGGGCCGTGCTCTTCGGCCTGGACCCCGGCGTGGTGCGGGTGCGCCGCTCCCCGCTCACCTACGGCGTGGGCGTCCTCAACAAGTTCGTGGAGGGGAAACACCCGCGGGAGAAGCTGCTGGTCAAGGAGGGCAAGAACTGGTGCACCGACATCTTCGAGAAGTTTGTGACCGTGGACCAGTCGGTGGCCTTGGGAGAGGTGGTCCAGAGGAGTTActgcccagcccggcccggccagCGCAGGACCATCATCAACATCTACTGCTGCGACACTGACGACGTGGTGTACATCACTGACCCCGGCGTCAGGAAGTGCGGGACCatcagcctggagctgggggacGCGGGGGAtgcaggggacacggggggcgTGGCACGGGGCCGACGGGAGATCCGAGCCAGCATGCAGTTTGGGGACACTGAGATCAAGGTGACCGCGCTGGACACGCGCACGGCGCGCAGCGTGAGGGCCACCATCGACTTCCTGTCCAACTGA
- the ADISSP gene encoding LOW QUALITY PROTEIN: adipose-secreted signaling protein (The sequence of the model RefSeq protein was modified relative to this genomic sequence to represent the inferred CDS: deleted 2 bases in 2 codons) yields MATAGKGSKLKGTGVRFSTEGTQGHHPQEGTHVHFQEQLHDSAVMVTQDKDGHFLVKVGFLRIQHKYEITFLLPPVPTLGKDICPLPVPNPNLRVISVTSLPEGHSVRCEYTASKEGVLMEELLLAGHGPQHIKVTIQARVMDRHHGTPMLLDGVRCVAAELEYDSEQSDWPGFD; encoded by the exons ATGGCGACGGCCGGCAAGG GCAGCAAGCTGAAGGGGACAGGAGTGCGCTTCTCCACCGAGGGGACACAGGGCCACCACCCCCAGGAGGGGACACACGTCCacttccaggagcagctgcacgACTCGGCCGTGATGGTGACGCAGGACAAGGATGGCCACTTCCTGGTCAAG gtgGGATTCCTGAGGATCCAACACAAGTACGAGATCAccttcctgctgcca cccGTGCCCACGCTGGGAAAGGACATTTGt cccctccctgtccccaacCCCAATCTGCGCGTCATCAGCGTCACCTCCCTGCCAGAAG GGCACAGTGTGCGCTGCGAGTACACGGCCAGCAAGGAGGGGGTGCTgatggaggagctgctcctggccgGACACGGCCCCCAACACATCAAGGTCACCATCCAGGCCCGGGTCATGG ATCGTCACCACGGGACGCCCATGCTGCTGGACGGGGTGCGCTGTGTAGCAGCTGAACTGGAATACGACTCGGAGCAAAGCGACTGGCCCGGCTTCGactga